The following are from one region of the Hymenobacter sp. YIM 151858-1 genome:
- the hmpA gene encoding NO-inducible flavohemoprotein encodes MTPDQKVLVTATVSTLREHGVALTTHFYRRMFEHNPELKNVFNMGNQQNGKQQMALALAVLAYAENIDDPSVLVPAVTKIGHKHVSLDIRPEHYAIVGRHLIASIGEVLGEAATPALLEAWATAYGELARLMSGVESNLYQHAANQQGGWTGWRPFSVKRKVAESAEITSFYLYPTDGGKVADYLPGQYVSLRLFLPELNLFQPRQYSLSSAPNGEYYRISVKKEAGSQHPDGMISNRLHDFVAEGGLVELAAPAGDFTLDISKSTPVVLVSGGVGQTPLLSMLDYLVNTGSKREVVWVHGSRNPQVHAFREPVAQLAARHEQVQQHVFYDAPAPGLEGQEGHYTGIVDLTKLNGGTLMPNADYYVCGPAPFIRKQVQDLAALGVPREAIHFEEFGPATLSV; translated from the coding sequence ATGACCCCCGACCAGAAAGTTCTCGTTACGGCCACCGTAAGCACCCTCCGCGAACACGGCGTGGCCCTTACCACGCACTTCTACCGCCGCATGTTCGAGCACAACCCCGAGCTGAAGAACGTCTTCAACATGGGCAACCAGCAAAACGGCAAGCAGCAAATGGCCCTGGCCCTGGCTGTGCTGGCCTACGCCGAAAACATCGACGACCCCTCGGTGCTGGTGCCCGCCGTAACCAAAATCGGCCACAAGCACGTGAGCCTGGATATCCGGCCCGAGCACTACGCCATTGTGGGCCGGCACCTGATTGCCTCCATCGGGGAGGTGCTGGGCGAGGCCGCCACGCCCGCGCTGCTCGAAGCCTGGGCCACGGCCTACGGCGAGCTGGCTCGCCTGATGAGCGGCGTGGAAAGCAACCTGTACCAACACGCCGCCAATCAGCAAGGCGGCTGGACGGGCTGGCGCCCCTTCAGCGTAAAGCGCAAAGTGGCCGAATCGGCGGAGATTACCTCGTTTTACCTCTACCCAACCGACGGCGGCAAAGTAGCCGACTACCTGCCCGGCCAATACGTGAGCCTGCGCCTGTTTCTGCCCGAGCTGAATTTGTTTCAGCCGCGCCAATACAGCCTGTCCAGCGCCCCCAACGGCGAGTACTACCGCATATCGGTGAAGAAGGAAGCCGGTAGCCAGCACCCCGACGGCATGATCAGCAACCGCCTCCACGATTTCGTGGCCGAGGGCGGTTTGGTGGAGCTGGCCGCACCCGCCGGCGACTTCACCCTGGACATCAGCAAATCGACGCCGGTGGTGCTGGTAAGTGGTGGCGTGGGCCAAACGCCCCTGCTCAGCATGCTCGACTACCTGGTGAATACGGGCAGCAAGCGCGAGGTGGTGTGGGTGCACGGCAGCCGCAACCCGCAGGTGCACGCCTTCCGCGAGCCGGTGGCCCAACTGGCCGCCCGCCACGAGCAGGTGCAGCAGCACGTGTTTTACGACGCGCCGGCTCCGGGCCTCGAAGGGCAGGAGGGCCATTACACCGGCATCGTGGACCTGACCAAGCTGAACGGCGGCACCCTGATGCCAAATGCCGACTATTACGTGTGCGGCCCGGCACCCTTTATTCGCAAGCAGGTGCAGGACCTGGCCGCGCTGGGCGTGCCGCGCGAGGCCATTCACTTCGAGGAGTTCGGGCCGGCTACGCTGAGCGTGTAG
- a CDS encoding RrF2 family transcriptional regulator, with the protein MAMFSKACEYGIRAAIYVGQQSAGAGGRVGLKDIATAIGSPEAFTAKVLQQLVRAQLVTSVKGPSGGFELTPEQLRTVTLRQVVVAIDGGAMLHGCALGLPQCSARQPCPMHYQFLPIRDQLNELLSTHTIGELADKVHDGLGFLKQYS; encoded by the coding sequence ATGGCAATGTTTTCAAAGGCATGTGAGTATGGAATTCGGGCCGCGATTTACGTGGGGCAGCAGTCGGCCGGTGCCGGCGGCCGCGTGGGCCTGAAAGACATTGCCACCGCCATCGGCTCGCCCGAGGCCTTTACCGCCAAGGTGCTCCAGCAGTTGGTGCGCGCTCAGTTGGTAACCTCCGTAAAAGGTCCTTCCGGCGGCTTCGAGCTTACGCCCGAGCAGCTGCGCACCGTCACGCTCCGCCAGGTGGTGGTAGCCATCGATGGGGGCGCCATGCTGCACGGCTGCGCCCTGGGCCTGCCGCAGTGCTCGGCCCGGCAGCCTTGCCCCATGCACTACCAGTTTTTGCCCATCCGCGACCAGCTGAACGAGCTGCTTAGCACCCACACCATCGGCGAGCTGGCCGATAAGGTGCACGATGGCCTGGGCTTTTTGAAACAGTACAGCTGA
- a CDS encoding DUF2911 domain-containing protein, which produces MKRFRTLLLAGGLCGLASLPLQAQQLRLPVMSPTVRMRQDFSTSYIELVYGRPSKRGRDIFGKLEPYGQVWRTGANSSTRIKFGEEVKFGGQVVPAGTYALFTIPDPKEWTIILNKDTSQWGAYDYRPELDLVRVKAKPRTSNTSAESFAITLENLQPAAADLYLRWDKVRVSVPIEADADARIMAQIQEAMKTDKKPYFAAAQYYYSTGKDLNQAIAWLDESIKQQPSYYAYYWKGKMLQKANRNAEAAEAVRQSLALVKQEKNEHSRDEYTRLNEQLLKEVKRSK; this is translated from the coding sequence ATGAAACGTTTTCGTACGCTTCTTTTGGCCGGCGGCCTGTGCGGCCTTGCTTCGCTGCCGCTGCAGGCCCAACAACTGCGCCTGCCCGTAATGAGCCCTACCGTGCGCATGCGGCAGGATTTCTCGACTTCCTATATCGAGCTGGTGTACGGGCGCCCTTCCAAGCGCGGCCGCGACATCTTCGGGAAGCTGGAGCCCTACGGCCAGGTGTGGCGCACGGGGGCCAACTCGTCTACCCGCATCAAGTTTGGCGAGGAGGTGAAGTTTGGTGGGCAGGTGGTGCCGGCCGGTACCTACGCCCTGTTCACCATTCCCGACCCCAAGGAGTGGACTATCATCCTGAACAAGGACACCTCGCAGTGGGGTGCCTACGACTACCGCCCCGAGCTCGACCTCGTACGCGTGAAAGCCAAGCCGCGCACCTCCAACACCTCGGCCGAGTCGTTTGCCATTACGCTGGAAAACCTGCAGCCCGCCGCCGCCGATTTGTACCTGCGCTGGGACAAAGTGCGCGTGAGCGTGCCCATCGAGGCCGATGCCGACGCCCGCATCATGGCCCAAATTCAGGAGGCCATGAAGACGGACAAGAAGCCGTACTTCGCCGCCGCGCAGTATTACTACAGCACCGGCAAAGACCTCAACCAAGCCATTGCCTGGCTCGACGAATCCATTAAGCAGCAGCCCAGCTACTACGCCTACTACTGGAAGGGCAAAATGCTGCAGAAAGCCAACCGCAACGCCGAAGCCGCCGAAGCCGTGCGCCAGTCGCTGGCCCTCGTGAAGCAGGAAAAAAACGAGCACAGCCGCGACGAGTACACCCGCCTGAACGAGCAGCTGCTCAAGGAGGTGAAGCGGAGCAAGTAG
- a CDS encoding aspartate kinase, translated as MKVLKFGGTSVGSAERMRAVAELIKAQEPRIVVLSAMSGTTNALVAIAKLLFEGEITAATSQTEILRQHYHMVARELLPDAAVAQEATKLLDDSFKTIFNLTRTPLSASGEKVILAQGELLSTQLFHLYLTRVLGEQAVLLPALEFMRIDQDEEPNAAYIREHLATQLAAHPGQRLFITQGYICRNAEGFIDNLKRGGSDYSASLIGAAANAEEIQIWTDIDGLHNNDPRVVEGTYPIRELSFDEAAELAYFGAKILHPSSVLPAREHGIPVRLLNTMQPDAPGTLISSKTGSEAIKAVAAKDGLTAIRIKSSRMLLAFGFLRSIFDVFERYRTPIDMVTTSEVAVSLTIDDSSNLPAILEELRRFGTVEIDTDLTIICLVGNLVQEQHGAAGQVFDTLRDVPLRMISYGGSPNNISILINTTDKARALRALNEGLFRREQALAAAASAQGN; from the coding sequence ATGAAAGTTCTCAAGTTCGGCGGCACGTCCGTCGGGTCGGCCGAGCGGATGCGTGCCGTGGCCGAGCTTATCAAGGCTCAGGAGCCCCGCATTGTGGTGCTCTCGGCCATGTCGGGCACCACTAACGCGCTGGTAGCCATTGCCAAGCTGCTGTTCGAAGGCGAAATCACGGCGGCCACCTCGCAAACCGAGATTCTGCGCCAGCACTACCACATGGTAGCCCGGGAGCTGCTGCCCGATGCCGCCGTGGCCCAGGAAGCCACCAAGCTGCTCGATGACTCGTTCAAAACCATTTTCAACCTCACGCGCACGCCGCTGTCGGCCTCGGGCGAAAAGGTGATTCTGGCCCAGGGCGAGCTGCTGAGCACCCAGCTGTTCCATTTGTACCTCACGCGCGTGCTGGGCGAGCAGGCGGTGCTGCTGCCGGCGCTGGAGTTTATGCGCATCGATCAGGACGAGGAGCCCAACGCAGCTTACATCCGCGAGCATCTGGCCACGCAACTCGCCGCGCACCCGGGCCAGCGCCTGTTCATCACGCAGGGCTACATCTGCCGCAACGCCGAGGGCTTCATCGACAACCTGAAGCGCGGCGGCTCCGATTACTCGGCCTCGCTGATTGGGGCGGCCGCCAATGCCGAAGAAATCCAGATTTGGACCGACATCGATGGCCTGCACAACAACGACCCGCGCGTGGTGGAAGGCACCTACCCCATCCGCGAGTTGTCGTTTGATGAAGCGGCCGAGCTGGCGTACTTCGGGGCTAAAATTCTGCACCCCAGTTCGGTACTGCCTGCCCGTGAGCACGGCATTCCGGTGCGCCTGCTGAACACCATGCAGCCCGACGCGCCCGGCACGCTGATTTCCTCCAAAACCGGCTCGGAGGCCATTAAGGCGGTAGCGGCGAAGGATGGCCTCACGGCAATCCGCATCAAGAGCAGCCGCATGCTGCTGGCCTTCGGCTTCCTGCGCAGCATTTTCGATGTGTTCGAGCGGTACCGTACGCCCATCGATATGGTAACTACCTCGGAAGTGGCCGTGTCGCTCACCATCGACGACTCGAGCAACCTGCCCGCCATTTTGGAGGAGCTGCGCCGCTTTGGCACCGTTGAAATCGACACAGACCTGACTATTATCTGCCTGGTAGGCAACCTGGTGCAGGAGCAGCACGGCGCCGCGGGCCAGGTGTTCGATACGTTGCGCGATGTACCGCTGCGCATGATCAGCTACGGCGGTTCGCCCAACAACATCAGCATCCTCATCAACACCACCGATAAGGCCCGCGCCCTGCGTGCCCTGAACGAAGGCCTGTTCCGGCGCGAGCAGGCCTTGGCCGCGGCGGCTTCGGCCCAAGGGAACTAG
- the lysA gene encoding diaminopimelate decarboxylase, which translates to MSLQLPSDLATRPTPFYLYDLGLLRQTLLAAQRAAESRNIQVHYALKANTNDPVLQLMREHGFGADCVSGNEVQRALEAGFAPDHVVFAGVGKSDAEINRALAADIWCFNVESGPELEVLNELAGAMGKTARVALRLNPNVDARTHHYITTGLKANKFGIGMAELPGVVDMLASLPHVELVGLHVHIGSQITDISVFETLCHRVNELQQWFEHRGIVLPHLNVGGGLGVNYEQPDEQLIPDFEAYFGTIDQYLRRRPEQQVHVELGRALVAQCGTLVSRVLYVKESQQTRFAILDAGMTELIRPALYQSYHRIENLTSQGPEELYDVVGPICESSDSFGRRIALPETRRGDVVVLRTAGAYGEVMASNYNLRDKAPAVYV; encoded by the coding sequence ATGTCTCTTCAACTTCCGTCGGACTTAGCCACCCGGCCCACGCCCTTTTACCTCTACGACCTGGGCCTGCTGCGCCAAACCTTGCTGGCCGCCCAGCGCGCCGCTGAGTCGCGCAACATTCAGGTTCACTACGCGCTCAAGGCCAACACCAACGACCCCGTGCTGCAGCTTATGCGGGAGCACGGCTTTGGGGCCGACTGCGTGAGCGGCAACGAGGTGCAGCGCGCCCTCGAGGCCGGCTTTGCGCCCGACCACGTGGTGTTTGCCGGCGTGGGCAAATCGGATGCGGAAATCAACCGCGCGCTGGCTGCCGACATTTGGTGCTTCAACGTGGAATCGGGGCCCGAGCTGGAGGTGCTGAACGAGCTGGCCGGCGCCATGGGCAAAACCGCCCGCGTGGCGCTGCGCCTCAACCCCAACGTGGATGCCCGCACGCACCACTACATCACCACGGGCCTGAAAGCCAACAAGTTTGGCATCGGCATGGCCGAGCTGCCGGGCGTGGTAGATATGCTGGCCAGCTTGCCGCACGTGGAGCTGGTGGGCCTGCACGTGCACATCGGCTCGCAGATTACCGACATCTCGGTGTTCGAAACGCTGTGCCACCGCGTGAATGAGCTGCAGCAGTGGTTTGAGCACCGCGGCATTGTGCTGCCCCACCTGAACGTGGGCGGCGGCCTAGGGGTAAACTACGAGCAACCCGACGAGCAGCTGATTCCGGATTTCGAGGCGTACTTCGGCACCATCGACCAGTACCTGCGCCGCCGCCCCGAGCAGCAGGTGCACGTGGAGCTGGGCCGCGCCCTGGTGGCGCAGTGCGGCACGTTGGTAAGCCGCGTGCTCTACGTGAAGGAAAGCCAGCAAACCCGCTTTGCTATTCTGGATGCGGGCATGACGGAGCTAATCCGCCCCGCGCTGTACCAGAGCTACCACCGCATCGAGAACCTCACGAGCCAGGGCCCCGAGGAGCTTTACGACGTGGTAGGCCCCATTTGTGAATCGTCCGATTCGTTTGGGCGCCGCATTGCCCTGCCCGAAACCCGCCGCGGCGACGTGGTGGTGCTGCGCACGGCCGGCGCCTACGGCGAGGTAATGGCCTCGAACTACAACCTGCGCGACAAAGCGCCGGCAGTGTACGTGTAG
- a CDS encoding glycosyltransferase family 39 protein → MPSLPMSSRWWLWLLLLALGAAFFVNLNAWGVLESSEARYAEIGREMLVGQDWLHPRLLGIQHFHKPPVTYWLTAAGLGLFGSSAGAVRVLPVLAVLVQVVLMYGLGLLLFAGDRRRAIAAAVVYGTLPVVLISALNVTTDAYLATLELLSAYAFVRYHYTPAGKPAAAWLYLGWIALGVGFLTKGPVAVVLPLMAVISLHTSREAPRRPWSAHHLLAFALFMLAGLSWYLLLWLDDPKFLRYFLFEHTVQRFANAATFNRAKPWWFYVVLAPLGSLPWSVVLIAEVVRNGWRGLGARWRQVLLWWVLVPLVFFSLSKSKLLLYVLPIFPGVALLTVELLGRRTDAVLFRWYVGFMSLFGLLLGAMCLLPIFGPGFGLTISPITAMWPAASVVVLLLTHLFWDEVRIAPKLLVLTVVFTMGLLVSAKAFLGQVEAQANGSRPVAERLKQLKLTQRPVLVYNELLPSLAFEQHKLPVSLYDGNHSLQRETQFERDEQWRRYLINLQDAADTVALGAWLRQRPVVLAKKELPAERQYLVKGLSKQEHVGPWTIYY, encoded by the coding sequence ATGCCGTCTTTACCCATGTCGTCGCGTTGGTGGTTGTGGTTGCTGCTCCTGGCCCTAGGTGCGGCGTTCTTCGTCAACCTCAACGCTTGGGGCGTGCTCGAAAGCAGCGAGGCCCGCTACGCCGAAATTGGCCGCGAAATGCTGGTGGGGCAGGATTGGCTGCACCCGCGCCTGCTGGGTATACAGCATTTTCATAAGCCGCCCGTTACCTACTGGCTCACGGCGGCCGGGCTGGGTTTGTTTGGCAGCTCGGCGGGGGCCGTGCGGGTGCTGCCGGTACTGGCCGTGCTGGTGCAGGTGGTGCTGATGTACGGCCTGGGTTTGCTGCTGTTTGCCGGCGACCGGCGCCGCGCCATAGCTGCGGCCGTGGTGTACGGCACGTTGCCGGTGGTGCTTATTTCGGCGCTCAACGTTACCACCGATGCCTACCTGGCCACCCTGGAGCTGCTATCGGCTTATGCCTTCGTGCGCTACCACTACACGCCCGCTGGCAAGCCGGCGGCGGCATGGCTGTACCTAGGCTGGATAGCGTTGGGAGTGGGTTTTCTGACGAAGGGCCCGGTGGCGGTGGTGCTGCCGCTGATGGCCGTTATCAGCCTGCACACCAGCCGCGAGGCGCCGCGCCGCCCCTGGAGCGCGCACCATTTGCTGGCCTTTGCGCTGTTTATGCTGGCGGGCCTGAGCTGGTACCTGCTGCTCTGGCTCGACGACCCCAAGTTCTTGCGCTACTTCCTCTTCGAGCACACGGTGCAGCGCTTTGCCAACGCGGCCACGTTCAACCGAGCCAAGCCGTGGTGGTTTTACGTGGTGCTGGCGCCCCTCGGCAGTTTGCCGTGGTCAGTGGTGCTGATTGCCGAAGTGGTGCGCAACGGTTGGCGCGGCCTGGGTGCCCGCTGGCGGCAGGTGCTGCTGTGGTGGGTGCTGGTGCCGCTGGTGTTCTTCTCGCTTTCCAAATCCAAGCTGCTGCTCTACGTGCTGCCCATCTTCCCGGGGGTGGCGCTGCTGACGGTGGAGCTGCTCGGCCGCCGTACCGATGCCGTGCTGTTTCGGTGGTATGTGGGCTTTATGTCGCTGTTTGGCTTGCTGCTGGGGGCCATGTGCTTGCTGCCCATCTTCGGACCTGGCTTCGGCCTGACCATCAGTCCGATTACGGCCATGTGGCCGGCGGCCAGCGTGGTGGTGCTGCTGCTCACGCACTTGTTTTGGGATGAAGTGCGCATCGCGCCCAAGCTGCTGGTGCTCACGGTAGTGTTCACGATGGGCCTGCTGGTTTCGGCCAAGGCGTTCCTAGGTCAGGTAGAGGCGCAGGCCAACGGCAGCCGCCCGGTAGCCGAGCGCCTCAAGCAGCTGAAGCTTACGCAGCGCCCCGTGCTGGTCTACAACGAGCTGTTGCCCTCGTTGGCCTTCGAGCAGCACAAACTGCCCGTTTCGCTTTACGACGGCAACCACAGCCTGCAGCGCGAAACCCAGTTCGAGCGCGATGAGCAGTGGCGCCGCTACCTCATCAACCTGCAGGACGCCGCCGACACCGTAGCCCTAGGTGCCTGGCTGCGCCAACGCCCCGTGGTGCTGGCCAAAAAAGAGTTGCCTGCGGAGCGGCAGTATCTGGTAAAAGGCCTCAGCAAGCAGGAGCACGTGGGACCTTGGACGATTTATTATTGA
- a CDS encoding SDR family oxidoreductase has product MRILLTGANGYIGQRLLPLLVEAGHAVTCLVRDPRRFVLPAPLHDRVQIVQADLRQPDTLRHLPQDFDAAYYLVHSMSTNGRDFYRAEQQSASNFVQYLNGTRIRQVIYLSGIVNDTKLSTHLRSRLGVERELKKASHAQATVLRASIIIGSGSASFEIIRDLVEKLPVMVGPRWLNSRCQPIGVRDVMHYLTAVLDNPACLGKTFDIGGPDVLTYKQMLQGFARLRGFHRPILTVPVLTPRLSSWWLFLVTRTSFSLAQSLVDSLKNDTVADLRRSIRKAVPHQCMSYTEALELAFQRIEQNEVISSWKDAASSGVADKNYMDYVQIPQHGMFFDRQVMHFARPPEEVLDNVWRIGGKRGWYKVDWLWRVRGLLDKLVGGVGLRRGRRSASSLRPGDPLDFWRVLVADRTSRRLLLYAEMKLPGEAWLQFRILDNPDGTHTLEQLAAFRPRGLAGRLYWYSLVPFHFVIFKGMIENIVQYGSARSPQSAAAASAT; this is encoded by the coding sequence ATGCGCATTCTGCTTACCGGCGCCAACGGCTACATTGGCCAACGCCTGCTGCCGCTGCTGGTAGAAGCCGGCCACGCGGTAACCTGCCTCGTGCGCGACCCGCGCCGCTTTGTGCTGCCCGCCCCCTTGCACGACCGCGTGCAGATAGTGCAAGCTGACCTGCGCCAACCCGACACCCTGCGCCACCTGCCCCAGGACTTCGACGCGGCGTATTACCTGGTGCACTCGATGAGCACCAACGGCCGCGACTTTTACCGCGCCGAGCAGCAGTCGGCCAGCAACTTTGTGCAGTACCTCAACGGCACCCGCATTCGGCAGGTGATTTACCTCTCGGGCATCGTCAACGATACCAAACTCTCTACCCACCTCCGCTCGCGCCTGGGCGTGGAGCGCGAGCTGAAGAAGGCCTCCCACGCGCAAGCCACGGTACTGCGCGCCAGCATCATCATCGGCTCGGGTTCGGCATCGTTCGAAATCATCCGCGATTTGGTGGAAAAGCTCCCCGTGATGGTAGGCCCTAGGTGGCTGAACTCGCGCTGCCAGCCCATTGGCGTGCGCGACGTGATGCACTACCTCACCGCCGTGCTCGACAATCCCGCTTGCCTGGGCAAAACCTTCGATATCGGCGGGCCCGATGTGCTTACCTACAAGCAAATGCTGCAGGGCTTTGCGCGGCTGCGCGGCTTTCACCGGCCTATTCTTACAGTGCCGGTGCTCACGCCGCGGTTGTCGTCGTGGTGGTTGTTTTTGGTTACGCGCACCTCGTTTTCGCTGGCGCAAAGCCTGGTCGATTCGCTGAAAAACGACACCGTGGCCGACTTGCGCCGGAGCATTCGTAAAGCCGTGCCGCACCAGTGCATGAGCTACACCGAAGCCCTGGAGCTGGCTTTCCAGCGCATCGAGCAGAACGAAGTCATCAGCAGCTGGAAGGATGCCGCCAGCAGCGGCGTGGCCGATAAGAACTACATGGACTACGTGCAGATACCGCAGCACGGCATGTTCTTCGACCGCCAGGTAATGCACTTTGCCCGCCCGCCCGAGGAGGTGCTCGACAACGTTTGGCGCATTGGCGGCAAGCGCGGCTGGTACAAGGTAGATTGGCTGTGGCGGGTGCGCGGCCTGCTCGATAAGCTGGTGGGCGGCGTAGGGTTGCGCCGTGGCCGCCGCTCAGCCTCCTCGCTCCGCCCCGGCGACCCGCTCGATTTCTGGCGCGTGCTGGTAGCCGACCGCACCAGCCGCCGCCTGCTGCTCTACGCCGAAATGAAGCTGCCCGGCGAAGCCTGGCTGCAGTTTCGCATCCTCGATAACCCCGATGGTACGCACACGCTCGAGCAACTGGCCGCCTTTCGGCCGCGCGGCTTGGCGGGGCGCCTGTACTGGTACTCGCTGGTGCCCTTCCACTTCGTCATCTTCAAGGGCATGATCGAGAACATTGTACAGTACGGCAGCGCCCGCAGTCCGCAATCGGCTGCGGCGGCCTCGGCCACCTAG
- a CDS encoding DUF2905 domain-containing protein, protein MPPQLGKLLVIIGLGVVVLGAIIWLGGGSLFSWFGRLPGDIRIERPNFRFYAPIVSMLLLSLVLSAIMWLVRRL, encoded by the coding sequence ATGCCTCCGCAACTCGGTAAACTGCTCGTTATTATTGGCCTCGGCGTGGTGGTGCTCGGCGCCATCATCTGGCTAGGTGGCGGCAGCCTGTTCAGCTGGTTCGGGCGCCTGCCCGGCGACATCCGCATCGAGCGGCCCAACTTCCGCTTCTACGCACCCATCGTATCGATGCTGCTGCTTAGTTTGGTGCTGAGTGCGATTATGTGGCTGGTGCGCCGGCTTTAG